The following is a genomic window from Verrucomicrobiia bacterium.
ACCCGCCTGGTCAGTTATGGGTATTTTGGCCTGACGGCGTATCACCCCGAGCGCGTGCCCGCCCGCGGGCCGTGCATTCTCGCCGCCAATCATGCCAGTTACTTTGATCCGTTCTGTCTGGGGGCGGGCGTGCGGCGGGAGCTGTACTTTCTGGCGCGGTCTTCCGCCTTTCGGTTTCCGTTGTCGTTTATTTTACCGCGGGTCAATGCGGTGCCAGTGGACCGGGACGGCGGCGGCATGAAGGGGTTGTTGCAAATCATGGATATTCTGCAACAGGGCCAGGCCATCACCTTGTTTCCTGAAGGCACGCGCAGCCCCGACGGGCAGCTTCAGCGGGCGCGTCCGGGCATTGGCTTGATTGTCATCAAGTCCGGCGCGCCGGTGGTGCCGGTGCGGATTTTCGGCTCCTTTGAAGCGTGGAACCGCCACATGAAACTGCCGCGCCCCCGGCGTTTGCAGGTTAAATATGGCCAGCCCCTGCCCTTTTCCGAATTGCGCGCCGAAGCGGCCGGCGCCTCCAAGGAACGGCTGAAAGCCATCTACCAGGAAGTGGCCGATCAAATCATGGCCGCCATCGCCGCCCTCCAGCCGTGCCGGGATGAGCCTTCTGTGCCTGACCCATCCCAAAGCGCGCCCGTTTGACGATGCGCGTTTCAGAGCGCGGGGTCCTGGGCAAAGCGTTCGAGGAATTTTTGCGGGGTCAGGCCGCTTTCGTTGAGCAGGCGCACCTGGGTCCACGGCGCGGCGGGATCGCCCTTGGTTTTTTCCACCCACTGTTCGGCATAGGCTTTGCGCGAGGCGGGCAGTGGCCACTCGGCGCCCATCTCCCTGCATTCCTGGCGTAATTTTTCCCAGCGGCTCAGCCACACATAACCCAGCGGCAGCCGGCCCACCTCCACCCGCCGCTCCAGTTCAGGGTTGCCCCGCACGCGCACCAGCGCCTCATCCCACAATTTTTGGGCCTGGGAGAGGTACTTGAAGTGGTGGAAGGGCGTGTCTGTGCGCGAGAAGCAGGTCAGTTTGTATCCCTCAGAAGCCTGGTGCATCAGGTTCAAGTACATCTCAATGGGGATGGCCGCATCGCCGTAATAGCCGCGCAGGAATTCCCGCAGCAGGGCACGGTCATCCTGAAACGGATTCCACAAGAGCTGCGCCAGCAGCCAGGCGCGCAGCTCGGCCATTTCCGAGCCATGGCTTTGATAGGCGCCCTGTTCAAAGAGGCCCTTCACGTTGTGCCGCGCAAAGAAGCGCACGTTGGGGCCAAGCACAAACCAGTTGGGATGCGGCTGCACATAGTGGGCAAAATCGGTGGTGTAGTCCCAAATGTAAAGGCGCTTGCAGATTTGGGCCCAGCCTTGAATGTCCGCCGCAAAAGAGGCGTTGGAGGGATGATCCAGCGGCTCGCGAAAATTACATTCAATGGAGCAGAGCCGGATGATCACGTTGGGGCGGGGTTTCAAGGTGCGCG
Proteins encoded in this region:
- a CDS encoding 1-acyl-sn-glycerol-3-phosphate acyltransferase, coding for MKPWYWLGWSLTRLVSYGYFGLTAYHPERVPARGPCILAANHASYFDPFCLGAGVRRELYFLARSSAFRFPLSFILPRVNAVPVDRDGGGMKGLLQIMDILQQGQAITLFPEGTRSPDGQLQRARPGIGLIVIKSGAPVVPVRIFGSFEAWNRHMKLPRPRRLQVKYGQPLPFSELRAEAAGASKERLKAIYQEVADQIMAAIAALQPCRDEPSVPDPSQSAPV